The proteins below come from a single Saimiri boliviensis isolate mSaiBol1 chromosome 16, mSaiBol1.pri, whole genome shotgun sequence genomic window:
- the TGDS gene encoding dTDP-D-glucose 4,6-dehydratase isoform X2, with translation MSAAGWAEPWGPPGDFAKRVLVTGGAGFIASHMVVSLVEDYPNYMIINLDKLDYCASLKNLETISNKQNYKFIQGDICDSHFVKLLFETEKIDIVLHFAAQTHVDLSFVRAFEFTYVNVYGTHVLVSAAHEARVEKFIYVSTDEVYGGSLDKEFDESSPKQPTNPYASSKAAAECFVQSYWERYKFPVVITRSSNVYGPHQYPEKVIPKFISLLQHNRKCCIHGSGLQTRNFLYATDVVEAFLTVLKKGKPGEIYNIGTNFEMSVVQLAKELIQLIKETSSESEMENWVDYVNDRPTNDMRYPMKSEKIHGLGWRPKVPWKEGIKKTSLCGSLDVELLGM, from the exons ATGTCGGCGGCGGGTTGGGCGGAGCCTTGGGGTCCTCCTGGCGACTTCGCGAAGCGGGTTCTGGTGACCGGCGGTGCTGGTTTCAT cgCATCACATATGGTTGTCTCTTTAGTGGAAGATTATCCAAATTACATGATCATAAATCTAGACAAG CTGGATTACTGTGCAAGCTTGAAGAATCTTGAAACCATTTCTAACAAACAGAACTACAAATTTATACAG GGTGACATATGTGATTCTCACTTTGTGAAACTGCTTTttgaaacagagaaaatagataTAGTACTACATTTTGCTGCGCAAACACATGTAG ATCTTTCATTCGTACGTGCCTTTGAGTTTACCTATGTTAATGTTTATGGTACTCACGTTTTGGTAAGTGCTGCTCATGAAGCCAGAGTGGAGAAATTTATTTATGTCAGCACAGATGAAGTATATGGTGGCAGTCTTGATAAG gaatttgATGAATCTTCACCCAAACAACCTACAAATCCTTATGCATCATCTAAAGCGGCTGCTGAATGTTTTGTACAGTCTTACTGGGAACGATATAAG TTTCCAGTTGTTATCACAAGAAGCAGTAATGTTTATGGACCACATCAATATCCAGAAAAG gttattccaaaatttatatctTTGCTACAGCACAACAGGAAATG TTGCATTCATGGATCAGGGCTTCAAACAAGAAACTTCCTTTATGCTACTGATGTTGTGGAAGCATTTCTCACTGTCCTCAAAAAAGGGAAACCAGGTGAAATTTACAACATCGGAACCAATTTTGAAATGTCGGTTGTCCAGCTTGCCAAAGAACTAATACAACTG ATCAAAGAGACCAGTTCAGAGTCTGAAATGGAAAATTGGGTTGATTATGTTAATGATAG aCCTACCAATGACATGAGATATCCAATGAAGTCAGAAAAAATACATGGCTTAGGATGGAGACCTAAAGTGCcttggaaggaaggaataaagaaaacaa
- the TGDS gene encoding dTDP-D-glucose 4,6-dehydratase isoform X1, with amino-acid sequence MSAAGWAEPWGPPGDFAKRVLVTGGAGFIASHMVVSLVEDYPNYMIINLDKLDYCASLKNLETISNKQNYKFIQGDICDSHFVKLLFETEKIDIVLHFAAQTHVDLSFVRAFEFTYVNVYGTHVLVSAAHEARVEKFIYVSTDEVYGGSLDKEFDESSPKQPTNPYASSKAAAECFVQSYWERYKFPVVITRSSNVYGPHQYPEKVIPKFISLLQHNRKCCIHGSGLQTRNFLYATDVVEAFLTVLKKGKPGEIYNIGTNFEMSVVQLAKELIQLIKETSSESEMENWVDYVNDRPTNDMRYPMKSEKIHGLGWRPKVPWKEGIKKTIEWYRENFHNWKNVEKALEPFPV; translated from the exons ATGTCGGCGGCGGGTTGGGCGGAGCCTTGGGGTCCTCCTGGCGACTTCGCGAAGCGGGTTCTGGTGACCGGCGGTGCTGGTTTCAT cgCATCACATATGGTTGTCTCTTTAGTGGAAGATTATCCAAATTACATGATCATAAATCTAGACAAG CTGGATTACTGTGCAAGCTTGAAGAATCTTGAAACCATTTCTAACAAACAGAACTACAAATTTATACAG GGTGACATATGTGATTCTCACTTTGTGAAACTGCTTTttgaaacagagaaaatagataTAGTACTACATTTTGCTGCGCAAACACATGTAG ATCTTTCATTCGTACGTGCCTTTGAGTTTACCTATGTTAATGTTTATGGTACTCACGTTTTGGTAAGTGCTGCTCATGAAGCCAGAGTGGAGAAATTTATTTATGTCAGCACAGATGAAGTATATGGTGGCAGTCTTGATAAG gaatttgATGAATCTTCACCCAAACAACCTACAAATCCTTATGCATCATCTAAAGCGGCTGCTGAATGTTTTGTACAGTCTTACTGGGAACGATATAAG TTTCCAGTTGTTATCACAAGAAGCAGTAATGTTTATGGACCACATCAATATCCAGAAAAG gttattccaaaatttatatctTTGCTACAGCACAACAGGAAATG TTGCATTCATGGATCAGGGCTTCAAACAAGAAACTTCCTTTATGCTACTGATGTTGTGGAAGCATTTCTCACTGTCCTCAAAAAAGGGAAACCAGGTGAAATTTACAACATCGGAACCAATTTTGAAATGTCGGTTGTCCAGCTTGCCAAAGAACTAATACAACTG ATCAAAGAGACCAGTTCAGAGTCTGAAATGGAAAATTGGGTTGATTATGTTAATGATAG aCCTACCAATGACATGAGATATCCAATGAAGTCAGAAAAAATACATGGCTTAGGATGGAGACCTAAAGTGCcttggaaggaaggaataaagaaaacaa TTGAATGGTACAGAGAGAATTTTCACAACTGGAAGAATGTGGAAAAGGCATTAGAACCCTTTCCAGTATAA